GACTTCGGCACTGGTATTCACGTATGAAACCACTACCGCGCCGGGATGCTCTTCTTTCCACTCCCTGAGCTGGTCCGCATTGATCGTATCAGCGAGCGAGCAGCCCGCTTTGAGATCAGGAATCAAGACCTTTTTATGAGGGGAGATAATGGACGCGGTTTCCGCCATAAAATGAACGCCGCAAAATACTATGATATCAGCCTCGGTATCCGCGGCCATTTGCGAGAGCGAAAGGGAATCACCGGTAAAATCAGCTATGTCCTGTACTTCCGGCAACTGGTAGTTGTGCGCGAGTATGACCGCATTTTTTTCTTTTTTCAGCCTTTTTATCTCTTCCTCAACCCTGATTTGTTCTTTCATTCTGTCCTCAACTCCCTCTGAACATTAAAAAAGTTATTATACCATATAGAGGCCTATATCTAAAGCAGGAGCGGAGTGGGTCAACGACCCTACGGAGATAAAATCGACGCCCGTACCCGCCACTTCCCTCACATTCCTAAATTTAATACCTCCCGAGGCTTCGACAAGAGCGTTCCCGGAAATTATGCCGACAGCGGTCTTCATTTGTTCAGTTGTCATGTTATCGAGCATTATTATATCCGCCCCTGCCGAAAGGGCCTCCCTGACTTCATCGAGATTCGATGTCTCTACCTCTATCTTATATTTTCGCCTGTACTTTTTACGTACGATCTCGACAGCCCTTCTTATGCTTCCCGCCATCCTGATATGATTGTCCTTTATCATTATGCCGTCATATAATCCGAAGCGGTGATTATGGCCCCCGCCCGCCGACACAGCATATTTATCGAGCACCCTGAGACCGGGCGCCGTCTTCCTCGTATCGAGTATCTTTACCTGAAGCCCTTCCACCGCTTTTACGTATCTGGAAGTAAGCGTAGCTATACCGGAGAGTCTCTGAAGAATATTGAGAGCCAGACGCTCGCCGGAGAGCACAGCTCTTGTGGAGCCGCTTATTTCCGAGAGCACTTCTCCCGGCCTAGCCGTGTCGCCGTCCTTCAAATTGTGCACGCAAACAATCTCCGGATCCAATCTTTGAAATACCCTTTCGGCCACGGGAAGACCCGCGATCACGCCTTTTTGCTTGGCCCGGAGAACCGCGCGGCAATTGTCTCGCTCCGAGCATACAGCATCGGTTGTGATATCGCCCTTTCCTAAATCCTCATCGAGGGCGTTCTCGATTATCCGGTC
The DNA window shown above is from Deltaproteobacteria bacterium and carries:
- the nadC gene encoding carboxylating nicotinate-nucleotide diphosphorylase, with translation MKRPELDWKNTDRIIENALDEDLGKGDITTDAVCSERDNCRAVLRAKQKGVIAGLPVAERVFQRLDPEIVCVHNLKDGDTARPGEVLSEISGSTRAVLSGERLALNILQRLSGIATLTSRYVKAVEGLQVKILDTRKTAPGLRVLDKYAVSAGGGHNHRFGLYDGIMIKDNHIRMAGSIRRAVEIVRKKYRRKYKIEVETSNLDEVREALSAGADIIMLDNMTTEQMKTAVGIISGNALVEASGGIKFRNVREVAGTGVDFISVGSLTHSAPALDIGLYMV